One Telluria mixta DNA window includes the following coding sequences:
- a CDS encoding O-acetylhomoserine aminocarboxypropyltransferase/cysteine synthase family protein encodes MKRETIAVHGGYSPDPTTRAAAVPIYQTVSYAFDSTQHGADLFDLKVPGNIYTRIMNPTQDVLEQRVAALEGGVGALALASGQTAITYAILTIAEAGDNIISASTLYGGTYNLFAHTLPQFGIQTRFADYREPESFAHLIDERTKAVYIESIGNPLGNITDIEKIAEVAHRHGVPLIVDNTVATPYLLRPFEHGADIVVHSLTKYLGGHGNSIGGIIVDSGKFPWAEHKERFRRLNEPDVSYHGVVYTEALGPAAFIGRARVVPLRNTGGAISPFNAFLILQGIETLALRLDRITENTLKVAEYLDRHPKVRWVNYAGLPDHPSHDLAVKYLEGRPSGVLTFGVSGGREGGARFQDALKLFTRLVNIGDAKSLACHPASTTHRQLGPDELAKAGVTEDTVRLSIGIEHIDDLLEDLAQALDAV; translated from the coding sequence ATGAAGAGAGAGACCATCGCCGTCCACGGCGGCTATTCGCCCGACCCGACCACGCGCGCCGCCGCGGTACCGATCTACCAGACGGTGTCGTACGCGTTCGACAGCACGCAGCACGGCGCCGACCTGTTCGACCTGAAGGTGCCCGGGAATATCTACACGCGCATCATGAACCCGACGCAGGACGTGCTGGAACAGCGCGTCGCGGCGCTGGAAGGCGGCGTGGGCGCGCTGGCGCTGGCGTCGGGACAGACGGCGATCACGTATGCGATCCTGACCATCGCGGAAGCGGGCGACAACATCATCTCCGCCTCCACGCTGTACGGCGGCACCTACAACCTGTTCGCCCACACCTTGCCGCAGTTCGGCATCCAGACGCGCTTCGCCGACTACCGCGAGCCGGAATCGTTCGCGCACCTGATCGACGAACGCACGAAGGCCGTGTACATCGAATCGATCGGTAACCCGCTCGGCAACATCACGGACATCGAAAAGATCGCCGAGGTCGCGCACCGCCACGGCGTGCCGCTCATCGTCGACAACACGGTCGCCACGCCTTACCTGCTGCGCCCCTTCGAACACGGCGCCGACATCGTCGTGCATTCACTGACCAAGTACCTGGGCGGCCACGGCAACTCGATCGGCGGCATCATCGTCGATTCTGGAAAATTCCCCTGGGCCGAGCACAAGGAACGCTTCCGCCGCCTGAACGAGCCGGACGTGTCGTACCACGGCGTCGTCTACACGGAGGCACTCGGTCCGGCCGCATTCATCGGCCGCGCACGCGTGGTCCCGCTGCGCAACACGGGCGGCGCGATCTCGCCGTTCAATGCGTTCCTGATCCTGCAAGGCATCGAAACGCTCGCGCTGCGCCTGGACCGCATCACGGAGAACACGCTGAAAGTCGCCGAGTACCTCGATCGCCATCCGAAGGTCCGCTGGGTCAACTACGCGGGCCTGCCCGACCATCCGAGCCACGACCTGGCCGTCAAATACCTGGAAGGCCGGCCGTCCGGCGTGCTGACGTTCGGCGTGTCCGGCGGTCGCGAGGGCGGGGCGCGCTTCCAGGATGCGCTCAAGCTGTTCACGCGGCTCGTCAACATCGGCGATGCGAAGTCGCTGGCATGCCATCCGGCGTCGACGACGCATCGCCAGCTCGGGCCGGACGAACTGGCGAAGGCCGGCGTCACCGAGGATACGGTGCGGCTGTCGATCGGCATCGAACATATCGACGATCTGCTCGAGGACCTGGCCCAAGCCCTCGACGCCGTTTGA
- the ccmA gene encoding cytochrome c biogenesis heme-transporting ATPase CcmA: MTLQAHHIACVRGGRTLFSNIDLAVAPGEALWVAGANGSGKSSLLRILCGLTPPAAGTVHWRGRDIATSREDYHRDLFYCGHAPGLKDDLPAWRNLDVARRIAGQSGGIDDARRALALFGLEHALHLPCAILSQGQRKRVALARLALAPRPALLILDEPFSALDTGSIAALHSLLDQHLDEGGSIVYTTHQDLALSAGRLHRLDLGGQS; the protein is encoded by the coding sequence ATGACCCTGCAAGCCCATCACATCGCCTGCGTGCGCGGCGGCCGCACCCTGTTCTCGAACATCGACCTCGCCGTCGCGCCGGGCGAGGCGCTGTGGGTGGCCGGCGCCAACGGCAGCGGCAAGAGCAGCCTGCTGCGCATCCTGTGCGGCCTCACGCCGCCGGCGGCCGGCACCGTGCACTGGCGCGGCCGCGACATCGCGACGTCGCGCGAAGACTACCACCGCGACCTGTTCTACTGCGGCCACGCGCCCGGGCTGAAGGACGACCTGCCCGCCTGGCGCAACCTCGACGTCGCGCGCCGCATCGCCGGCCAGTCCGGCGGCATCGACGACGCCCGGCGCGCGCTCGCGCTGTTCGGCCTGGAGCACGCGCTGCACCTGCCGTGCGCGATCCTGTCGCAGGGCCAGCGCAAGCGCGTCGCTCTCGCACGGCTGGCGCTGGCCCCGCGGCCGGCACTCCTCATCCTTGACGAACCGTTTTCCGCGCTGGACACCGGGTCCATCGCCGCGCTCCATTCGCTCCTGGATCAACATCTCGATGAGGGCGGCAGCATCGTCTACACGACCCACCAGGACCTGGCACTCTCCGCGGGCCGCCTGCACCGGCTCGACCTCGGCGGACAAAGCTGA
- the ccmB gene encoding heme exporter protein CcmB translates to MLATFLCIIRRDLELALRRRSDVFTTLFFFVIVISLFPLGVGPEPALLRTMAPGILWVAALLAAMLSLARLFAPDHADGTLEQMLLSPEPLAVLVAAKILAHWLVAGLPLVLLAPLLALQFDLSPAAIGTLTLGLLIGTPVLSLFGAIGGALTLGVRGSGVLVALLVLPLYVPVLIFGAGAVGAEMSGMDGAAHLSLLGALLAGAVALAPWATARALRIALE, encoded by the coding sequence ATGCTCGCGACCTTCCTGTGCATCATCCGGCGCGACCTGGAGCTCGCCCTGCGCCGCAGGTCGGACGTGTTCACGACCTTGTTCTTCTTCGTGATCGTGATCTCGCTGTTCCCGCTCGGCGTCGGACCGGAACCGGCACTGCTGCGCACGATGGCGCCCGGCATCCTGTGGGTCGCGGCGCTGCTGGCGGCCATGCTGTCGCTGGCGCGCCTGTTCGCGCCGGACCATGCGGACGGCACGCTCGAACAGATGCTGCTGTCGCCCGAACCGCTGGCGGTGCTGGTCGCCGCGAAGATCCTCGCGCACTGGCTCGTCGCCGGCCTGCCGCTCGTGCTGCTCGCGCCGTTGCTGGCACTGCAGTTCGACCTGTCGCCCGCGGCCATCGGCACACTCACGCTCGGGCTGTTGATCGGCACGCCGGTTTTGAGCCTGTTCGGCGCCATCGGCGGCGCGCTCACGCTGGGCGTGCGCGGCAGCGGCGTGCTCGTCGCGCTGCTCGTGCTGCCGTTGTACGTGCCCGTGCTGATCTTTGGCGCGGGTGCCGTCGGCGCGGAGATGAGTGGCATGGATGGCGCGGCGCACCTGTCGCTGCTGGGCGCCCTGCTCGCGGGCGCCGTCGCGCTGGCGCCCTGGGCCACGGCGCGCGCGCTGCGCATCGCACTCGAATGA
- the ccmC gene encoding heme ABC transporter permease CcmC — MTPPTSHAAPRLAPGRIHWFGYASPQVFYPLAGRLIPWFAGAALVLAAVGLAIGFLVAPTDHQQGDAYRIIFVHVPAAWLSMLIYVAMAFWAGLGLVLNTRLSAMMARALAPTGALFTFLALWTGALWGRPTWGAWWVWDARLTSELLLLFLYVGFMALQSAIDDPVRGDKAGAVIALVGVINVPVIYFSVQWWNTLHQGASVSLRAAPSMATTMLTGMLVMTFALWAYAIAAVLARLRCIILERGAAR, encoded by the coding sequence ATGACACCACCGACTTCCCACGCGGCCCCACGCCTGGCGCCTGGCCGCATCCACTGGTTCGGCTACGCGTCGCCGCAAGTCTTCTATCCGCTCGCGGGCCGCCTGATTCCCTGGTTCGCCGGCGCGGCGCTGGTCCTCGCGGCCGTCGGCCTTGCCATCGGCTTCCTCGTCGCGCCCACCGACCACCAGCAGGGCGACGCCTACCGCATCATCTTCGTGCACGTGCCGGCGGCCTGGCTGTCGATGCTGATCTACGTCGCGATGGCCTTCTGGGCCGGACTCGGGCTCGTGCTGAACACGCGCCTCTCCGCGATGATGGCGCGCGCTCTGGCCCCGACCGGCGCGCTGTTCACGTTCCTCGCGCTGTGGACGGGCGCCCTGTGGGGCCGGCCGACCTGGGGCGCGTGGTGGGTGTGGGATGCGCGCCTGACGTCGGAGCTCCTGCTGCTGTTCCTGTACGTGGGCTTCATGGCGCTGCAATCGGCCATCGACGATCCGGTGCGCGGCGACAAGGCCGGCGCCGTGATCGCCCTCGTCGGCGTGATCAACGTCCCCGTCATCTATTTCTCGGTCCAGTGGTGGAACACCTTGCACCAGGGCGCGTCCGTCAGCCTGCGCGCGGCGCCCAGCATGGCGACGACGATGCTGACCGGGATGCTCGTGATGACGTTCGCGCTGTGGGCCTATGCCATCGCCGCCGTGCTCGCGCGGCTGCGCTGCATCATTCTCGAACGGGGAGCGGCACGATGA
- the ccmD gene encoding heme exporter protein CcmD: MIWQTWHDFLAMGGYAPYVWGSVGATAAGVLIEVLALRARRRAALSKGRP, encoded by the coding sequence ATGATCTGGCAAACCTGGCACGATTTTCTCGCGATGGGTGGCTACGCGCCGTATGTCTGGGGTTCCGTCGGCGCGACCGCGGCGGGCGTGTTGATCGAGGTACTGGCGCTGCGCGCACGCCGCCGCGCCGCCCTGTCGAAAGGCCGGCCATGA
- the ccmE gene encoding cytochrome c maturation protein CcmE, which yields MKPRHKRLILLAGALAALGIATMLVLSAFRKNLVFFFTPTQVLAGEAPRGQSLRIGGLVENGTLQRQPDGVTVRFVVTDLAHKVTVNYRGILPDLFKEGKGVVAQGRLNADHVFVADQVLAKHDENYMPPEAAEALRKGALAANESKGKP from the coding sequence CTGAAACCCCGCCACAAACGTTTGATACTGCTGGCCGGCGCTCTTGCCGCGCTGGGCATCGCCACGATGCTCGTGCTGTCCGCATTCCGCAAGAACCTCGTATTCTTCTTCACGCCCACGCAGGTCCTGGCGGGCGAAGCGCCGCGCGGCCAGAGCCTGCGCATCGGCGGCCTCGTCGAGAATGGGACGCTGCAGCGCCAGCCCGATGGCGTCACCGTCCGCTTCGTCGTGACCGACCTCGCGCACAAGGTGACGGTCAACTACCGCGGCATCCTGCCCGACCTGTTCAAGGAAGGCAAAGGCGTCGTCGCGCAGGGCCGTCTGAATGCGGACCACGTGTTCGTCGCCGACCAGGTACTGGCCAAGCACGACGAGAACTACATGCCGCCCGAAGCCGCGGAAGCATTGCGGAAAGGCGCCCTCGCCGCCAACGAATCGAAAGGCAAGCCATGA
- a CDS encoding heme lyase CcmF/NrfE family subunit, with protein sequence MIPELGNVALVLALCLAVLQGTLPLAGSLNGNARWLALARTAAVGQALFVTLAFAILVHAFAVNDFSVAYVAGNSNTALPLVYRITATWGGHEGSLLLWVQTLALWTLAVVAFSRQLPPATSARVLAVMGLVAIGFLSFTLFTSNPFDRSLPAPLDGKDLNPLLQDVGMIVHPPLLYMGYVGFSVAFAFAIAALIGGELDAAWARWARPWTLVAWTFLTLGIFLGSFWAYYELGWGGWWFWDAVENASFMPWLVGAALIHSLAVTEKRGAFRNWTVLLAILAFSLSLLGTFLVRSGVLTSVHAFASDPRRGLFILVFLAIVIGGSLALYAWRAPTIGLGGRFALFSRESLLLVNNVLLLVAAATVLLGTLYPLFLDALGGGKISVGPPYFETVFVPLMVPVLLLIAVGPFVPWKNGSLRDVAVRLRPAALLAVLLTVVLGAAGLFVVRGSPTVALGVLLAAWTLSATLQHVVRNLSQAPRGTSLARRASRQGAAWWGMVIAHAGVGIFVIGVTLVKGTETADDVSLRVGGSARAGDYTFTFEGLEKIRASNYVGARATFAVTLDGARVATLHPEKRFYTVQQMPTTEAAIDRGIARDLYVSLGELTKDGTWIVRVQHKPFMGWIWAGCLVIAAGGLLAAVDRRYRTRRVAAPDTARAAPAIPVPSSSRSA encoded by the coding sequence ATGATCCCGGAACTGGGTAACGTCGCGCTGGTGCTGGCGCTGTGCCTCGCCGTCCTGCAGGGTACGCTGCCGCTCGCCGGCTCGCTGAACGGCAACGCGCGCTGGCTGGCGCTGGCGCGCACCGCGGCTGTCGGCCAGGCGCTGTTCGTCACGCTGGCGTTCGCGATCCTCGTGCACGCGTTCGCCGTCAACGATTTTTCCGTCGCCTACGTGGCCGGCAACTCGAACACGGCGCTGCCGCTCGTCTACCGCATCACGGCGACGTGGGGCGGACACGAAGGGTCGCTGCTGCTGTGGGTGCAGACGCTCGCGCTGTGGACGCTCGCCGTCGTCGCGTTCAGCCGCCAGCTGCCGCCGGCGACGTCCGCGCGCGTGCTGGCCGTGATGGGCCTCGTCGCCATCGGCTTCCTGTCGTTCACGCTGTTCACGTCGAATCCGTTCGACCGCAGCCTGCCCGCGCCCCTGGACGGCAAGGACCTGAACCCGCTGCTGCAGGACGTGGGCATGATCGTGCATCCGCCGCTGCTGTACATGGGCTATGTCGGGTTCTCCGTCGCCTTCGCGTTCGCCATCGCAGCCTTGATCGGCGGCGAGCTGGATGCGGCCTGGGCGCGCTGGGCGCGGCCGTGGACGCTCGTCGCCTGGACCTTCCTCACGCTCGGCATCTTCCTCGGCAGCTTCTGGGCCTATTACGAACTGGGCTGGGGCGGCTGGTGGTTCTGGGACGCCGTGGAAAACGCGTCGTTCATGCCCTGGCTCGTCGGCGCGGCGCTGATCCACTCGCTGGCCGTCACGGAAAAGCGCGGCGCCTTCCGCAACTGGACCGTGCTGCTCGCGATCCTCGCGTTCTCGTTGTCGCTGCTGGGCACCTTCCTCGTCCGCTCCGGCGTGCTGACGTCCGTGCACGCGTTCGCGTCCGATCCGCGCCGCGGCCTGTTCATCCTCGTGTTCCTCGCCATCGTCATCGGCGGCTCGCTGGCGCTGTACGCGTGGCGCGCGCCGACCATTGGCCTCGGCGGCCGCTTTGCACTCTTCTCGCGCGAGTCGCTTCTGCTGGTGAACAACGTGCTGCTGCTCGTGGCCGCAGCCACCGTGCTGCTGGGCACCCTGTATCCGCTGTTCCTCGATGCGCTGGGCGGCGGCAAGATCTCCGTCGGCCCGCCGTATTTCGAGACCGTGTTCGTGCCGCTGATGGTGCCCGTGCTGCTGCTGATCGCCGTCGGTCCGTTCGTCCCGTGGAAGAACGGTTCGCTGCGCGACGTGGCCGTGCGCCTGCGTCCGGCCGCGCTGCTGGCCGTGCTGCTGACCGTGGTGCTGGGCGCGGCCGGCTTGTTCGTCGTGCGCGGCTCGCCGACGGTCGCGCTGGGCGTGCTGCTGGCCGCATGGACGCTCTCCGCCACGTTGCAGCACGTGGTCCGCAACCTGAGCCAGGCGCCGCGCGGCACGTCGCTCGCCCGGCGCGCGTCTCGCCAGGGCGCGGCCTGGTGGGGCATGGTGATCGCGCATGCGGGCGTCGGCATCTTCGTCATCGGCGTCACGCTCGTCAAGGGCACGGAGACGGCGGACGACGTGAGCCTGCGCGTGGGCGGCAGCGCCCGCGCGGGCGACTACACGTTCACGTTCGAGGGACTGGAAAAAATCCGCGCCTCCAACTACGTCGGCGCGCGCGCCACGTTCGCCGTCACGCTGGACGGCGCGCGCGTCGCGACGCTCCATCCGGAAAAACGTTTCTACACGGTGCAGCAGATGCCGACGACGGAAGCCGCCATCGACCGCGGTATCGCGCGCGACCTGTACGTGTCGCTGGGCGAACTGACGAAGGACGGCACGTGGATCGTGCGCGTCCAGCACAAGCCCTTCATGGGCTGGATCTGGGCCGGCTGCCTTGTCATCGCCGCAGGCGGACTGCTGGCCGCCGTCGACCGCCGCTACCGCACGCGCCGCGTCGCCGCCCCGGACACCGCCCGCGCCGCGCCGGCCATCCCCGTTCCATCATCATCGAGGTCCGCATGA
- a CDS encoding DsbE family thiol:disulfide interchange protein gives MKRYAIPLGIFAILLVFLGVGLRLKPQEVPSPFIGKPAPAFKLSQLEQADRTFSPQDMRGKVWLFNVWASWCTSCRAEHPVLVEFAKQAAVPIVGLNYMDVREDGSRWLDRFGNPYALSVFDADGKVGTDYGVYGVPETFVIDRQGNIRLKLTGPVTPEIIKNTLLPLIRELEHA, from the coding sequence ATGAAACGCTACGCCATCCCGCTCGGCATCTTCGCCATCCTGCTCGTCTTCCTCGGCGTCGGCCTGCGCCTGAAGCCGCAGGAAGTCCCGTCCCCGTTCATCGGCAAGCCTGCGCCCGCCTTCAAGCTCAGCCAGCTCGAACAGGCCGACAGGACGTTCTCGCCGCAGGACATGCGCGGCAAGGTCTGGCTGTTCAACGTGTGGGCGTCGTGGTGCACGTCGTGCCGCGCCGAGCATCCGGTGCTCGTGGAGTTCGCGAAGCAGGCGGCCGTGCCGATCGTGGGCCTGAACTACATGGACGTGCGCGAAGACGGCAGCCGCTGGCTCGACAGGTTCGGCAATCCGTACGCGCTGTCCGTGTTCGACGCGGACGGCAAGGTCGGCACGGACTACGGCGTGTACGGCGTGCCCGAGACCTTCGTCATCGACCGCCAGGGCAACATCCGCCTCAAGCTGACCGGTCCCGTGACGCCGGAGATCATCAAGAACACCCTGCTGCCGCTGATCCGGGAACTGGAACATGCGTAA
- a CDS encoding cytochrome c-type biogenesis protein, with amino-acid sequence MRKRFATLLLCAALAPASAQPDDATLDRRVERVTAELRCLVCQNQTIADSHAELALMLKRQVRDMLARGATDRQAIDFMVQRYGDFVLYRPPVKASTWLLWFGPFGLLLAGLALLFARLRARQFEPDNEESAA; translated from the coding sequence ATGCGTAAGCGCTTCGCCACCCTGCTGCTGTGCGCGGCGCTCGCTCCGGCCAGCGCGCAACCGGACGATGCGACACTTGACCGGCGCGTCGAGCGCGTGACCGCGGAGCTGCGCTGCCTCGTGTGCCAGAACCAGACGATCGCGGACTCGCACGCGGAGCTGGCCCTGATGCTGAAGCGCCAGGTGCGCGACATGCTGGCGCGCGGCGCCACCGACCGGCAGGCCATCGACTTCATGGTGCAGCGCTACGGCGACTTCGTGCTGTACCGCCCACCCGTCAAGGCCAGCACGTGGCTGCTGTGGTTCGGCCCCTTCGGCCTGCTGCTGGCCGGCCTCGCCCTGCTGTTCGCCCGCCTGCGCGCGCGCCAGTTCGAACCCGACAATGAGGAGTCTGCCGCATGA
- a CDS encoding tetratricopeptide repeat protein — translation MTSFLLGAIALVAIALAFALAPLLRRHPAGLAPRPDRDWSPIAIGLVLPAAAVALYAAIGTPQAVLAPPTQADTPAIGPAQIEAMVNRLAERLKNEPDDAEGWRMLAHSYETLRRFDAAVEAYRHLIALEPNNANGLTDAAVALGMAMNQDLSGEPERLIDRALAINPNHVQALALKGSAAYERGDYAQAIPPWKKILAMVPQDSEMARSIGASVEKAEALAAKSSKR, via the coding sequence ATGACGTCTTTCCTGCTCGGCGCGATCGCCCTGGTGGCCATCGCCCTCGCCTTCGCCCTGGCGCCGCTGCTGCGCCGTCACCCGGCCGGCCTTGCGCCTCGCCCCGACCGCGACTGGTCACCCATCGCCATCGGCCTCGTGCTCCCCGCGGCCGCCGTGGCGCTGTACGCGGCCATCGGCACGCCGCAGGCCGTGCTGGCGCCGCCGACGCAGGCGGACACGCCGGCGATCGGTCCCGCGCAGATCGAGGCGATGGTGAACCGCCTGGCCGAACGCCTCAAGAATGAACCTGACGACGCCGAAGGCTGGCGCATGCTCGCGCACTCGTACGAGACGCTGCGCCGCTTCGATGCCGCGGTGGAGGCCTACCGCCACCTGATCGCGCTGGAGCCGAACAATGCGAACGGGCTGACCGACGCCGCCGTCGCGCTGGGGATGGCGATGAACCAGGATTTGTCGGGCGAACCGGAACGGCTGATCGACCGCGCGCTAGCCATCAACCCGAACCATGTGCAGGCGCTCGCGCTGAAGGGCAGCGCCGCCTACGAACGGGGCGATTACGCGCAGGCGATCCCACCGTGGAAAAAAATCCTGGCGATGGTGCCGCAGGATTCGGAGATGGCCCGCTCGATCGGGGCCAGTGTGGAGAAGGCGGAAGCGTTGGCGGCCAAGAGTTCGAAACGTTGA
- a CDS encoding Do family serine endopeptidase — protein MTSFRYASPLVFACVLGAAQAVEVGPDFSTLVEKAGPAVVNIRTTRTVAAHESDDPETRELFRRFFGEPLPRDHPPLPSDEAPERVRRGVGSGFIVSRDGDVLTNAHVVDGADEVYVKLADRREFRARVVGTDKRTDVAILKIDAAGLPTLTTGNSGNTKAGEWVIAIGSPFDLDNTVTAGIVSARARETGDFLPLIQTDVPVNPGNSGGPLINLRGEVVGINSQIYSRSGGFMGISFAIPIEDALRVAGQLKGSGRVTRGRMGVYLTDVDRDVADALGLANTQGGFVGRIERGGPAERAGLRDGDIIVAFNGAAIERSAQLRRLAADTRPGTTVNLTVLRNGSARHVTVTLAELEAERPAPKVRAQPAPAAPGNRLGVSVLDLTAAQKAELGARTGVVVDKVEGAAQVAGVRPGDIILALDNADVASAAAFAKQADKAGKASVLLVRRGDTSQFVMLRPEAH, from the coding sequence ATGACATCCTTCCGTTACGCGTCTCCACTTGTTTTTGCCTGCGTGCTCGGCGCCGCGCAAGCCGTCGAGGTGGGGCCCGATTTCAGCACGCTGGTCGAGAAAGCCGGTCCCGCCGTGGTCAACATCCGCACCACGCGGACCGTGGCCGCGCATGAGAGCGACGACCCGGAGACGCGCGAGCTGTTCCGGCGCTTCTTCGGCGAGCCGCTGCCGCGCGATCATCCGCCGCTCCCGTCGGACGAAGCACCGGAGCGCGTGCGGCGCGGCGTCGGCTCCGGCTTCATCGTGTCGCGCGACGGCGACGTGCTGACGAATGCGCACGTGGTCGACGGCGCCGACGAGGTGTACGTCAAGCTGGCCGACCGGCGCGAGTTCAGGGCGCGGGTCGTCGGCACCGACAAGCGCACCGATGTCGCGATCCTGAAGATCGACGCCGCCGGCCTGCCGACCCTCACGACGGGCAATTCGGGCAACACGAAAGCGGGCGAATGGGTCATCGCGATCGGCTCGCCGTTCGACCTGGACAACACGGTCACGGCGGGCATCGTCTCCGCCCGCGCGCGCGAGACGGGCGACTTCCTGCCGCTCATCCAGACCGACGTGCCGGTCAATCCCGGCAACTCGGGCGGCCCGCTGATCAATTTGCGCGGCGAAGTGGTCGGCATCAATTCGCAGATCTACAGCCGCTCCGGCGGCTTCATGGGCATCTCGTTCGCGATTCCGATCGAGGACGCGCTGCGCGTGGCCGGGCAACTGAAGGGCAGCGGACGCGTGACGCGCGGCCGCATGGGCGTCTACCTGACGGACGTCGACCGTGACGTGGCCGACGCGCTGGGTCTCGCGAACACGCAGGGCGGATTCGTCGGTCGCATCGAACGGGGCGGACCGGCCGAACGCGCGGGCCTGCGCGACGGCGACATCATCGTCGCGTTCAACGGTGCGGCCATCGAGCGCAGCGCGCAACTGCGCCGCCTGGCGGCCGACACGCGGCCCGGCACGACGGTCAACCTGACCGTGCTGCGCAACGGGTCCGCACGCCATGTCACCGTCACGCTGGCCGAGCTGGAAGCGGAACGGCCGGCACCGAAGGTTCGCGCGCAACCCGCGCCGGCGGCGCCGGGCAACCGGCTGGGCGTGTCGGTGCTGGACCTGACGGCGGCGCAGAAGGCGGAACTGGGCGCACGCACCGGCGTGGTGGTCGACAAGGTGGAAGGCGCGGCGCAGGTGGCCGGCGTGCGCCCGGGAGATATCATCCTTGCGCTCGACAATGCGGACGTGGCCAGTGCCGCGGCGTTCGCGAAGCAGGCCGACAAGGCGGGGAAGGCATCGGTATTGCTCGTGCGGCGGGGAGATACGTCGCAGTTCGTGATGCTGCGTCCCGAAGCTCACTGA
- a CDS encoding lectin — protein MIHLKHAAVAAALLATACVLPAVAQQSAARSTDPAKPLGFFVTSEGVGKGGNLGGLAGADAQCQKLATTVGAGNRTWHAYLSTQASEGQPAVNARDRIGQGPWYNTRGAVVARDVAHLHGDTLEAARLGNNLTRATVFNEKNEPVKGFGDKPNEHDIITGSTPDGRAFADAADHTCRNYTSSAADASTQLGHFDRTGGGNTSWNSAHASRGCGQENLVSTGGAGLLYCFAVN, from the coding sequence ATGATTCACCTGAAACATGCGGCCGTCGCAGCCGCGCTCCTCGCCACCGCCTGCGTCCTGCCGGCCGTGGCCCAGCAATCCGCCGCGCGCTCGACCGACCCGGCGAAGCCGCTCGGCTTCTTCGTCACCAGCGAAGGCGTCGGCAAGGGCGGTAATCTCGGCGGCCTGGCCGGCGCCGATGCCCAGTGCCAGAAACTGGCGACCACGGTCGGTGCCGGCAACCGCACCTGGCACGCCTACCTCAGCACGCAGGCGTCGGAGGGCCAACCCGCGGTCAACGCGCGCGACCGCATCGGCCAGGGACCGTGGTACAACACGCGCGGCGCCGTCGTCGCGCGCGACGTCGCACACCTGCACGGCGACACGCTGGAGGCGGCCCGCCTCGGCAACAACCTGACGCGCGCCACCGTCTTCAACGAAAAGAACGAGCCGGTGAAAGGCTTCGGCGACAAGCCGAACGAGCATGACATCATCACCGGGTCGACGCCGGACGGCCGCGCGTTCGCCGACGCGGCCGACCATACGTGCCGCAACTACACGAGCAGCGCGGCGGATGCGTCGACGCAGCTGGGCCACTTCGACCGGACCGGCGGCGGCAACACGTCGTGGAACTCGGCGCATGCGAGCCGCGGCTGCGGGCAGGAGAATCTCGTGAGTACCGGTGGGGCGGGCCTGTTGTACTGCTTCGCCGTCAACTGA
- a CDS encoding c-type cytochrome translates to MNKRTKTLVALAVIAASASALAQQGPKPENLIKWRQSAFQVVAWNSGRIKASLDGQYNKDEVLRAANTIAAVANSGLGSLFAPGTEQGKGWHDTSAKPEAFKDTKHFGELGASFAKEANELASLAAGGDAAAIKTQYGKLTRTCKACHDDFKAKD, encoded by the coding sequence ATGAACAAGCGTACCAAGACTCTCGTCGCCCTCGCCGTGATTGCGGCTTCCGCGTCCGCACTGGCCCAGCAGGGGCCGAAGCCGGAAAACCTGATCAAGTGGCGCCAGTCGGCGTTCCAGGTCGTGGCCTGGAACTCCGGCCGCATCAAGGCCTCGCTGGACGGCCAGTACAACAAGGACGAGGTCCTGCGCGCCGCCAACACCATCGCCGCCGTCGCCAACTCGGGCCTGGGCTCGCTGTTCGCGCCGGGCACGGAGCAGGGCAAGGGCTGGCACGACACGAGTGCGAAGCCGGAAGCGTTCAAGGACACGAAGCATTTCGGTGAGCTGGGCGCGAGCTTCGCGAAGGAAGCGAACGAGCTGGCCTCGCTGGCTGCCGGCGGCGACGCGGCCGCCATCAAGACCCAGTACGGCAAGCTGACCCGCACCTGCAAGGCCTGCCACGACGACTTCAAGGCCAAGGACTGA